The following proteins are co-located in the Sardina pilchardus chromosome 24, fSarPil1.1, whole genome shotgun sequence genome:
- the vars2 gene encoding valine--tRNA ligase, mitochondrial gives MWNPMCSLPLGIRQSGTNRVWGVWGCRLCSQSSKTPIQQSSPTLRPQAEKQRRKREREKAILTKDVGNESIKWTEKDKIIYSASTAPGEKKDTTVPFPQAYSPEYVESCWYQWWDKEGFFTPEHHRKLSHAVNRAFSLCIPPPNVTGSLHLGHALTVAIEDTLSRWRRMQGYKVLWVPGCDHAGIATQSVVERKLLRKHGKRRQDYSREEFLQEVWNWKNDKGDEIYEQLRKLGASLDWTRACFTMDPGFSSAVTEAFVRLSDSGLIYRSEGLVNWSCALESAISDIEVDSKQLPGRTLLPVPGYERNIEFGTIATFAYPVEGQDGEVCVSTTRPETMLGDVAIAVHPDDPRYTALHGRQCRHPFTDRLLPIIPDASVDMQFGTGAVKITPAHDHADFLLSQRHELPRLTVIGGDGLMTALCGHWLEGVKRFDARKRVLEALTEKKLFREKKDHPMALPICSRSGDVIEPLLKRQWFVRCEEMAKKAIQAVDEGQLQIQPHYYTKIWKNWLSNISDWCISRQLWWGHQIPAYRVSMPHATAQEEELWVWGRSEDEARERAAAKYGVTRDEICLTRDADVLDTWFSSALFPFAMLGWPQQTSDLEQFYPNSMLETGSDLIFFWVARMVMLGTELTGQLPFKQVLLHSLVRDKYGRKMSKSLGNVIDPLDVIHGVSLERLQEKVKEGNLDPRESAVAMEAQRKDFPQGIPECGTDALRFALCSYRTQGEDISMSVSQVLSCRHFCNKMWQTVRFTLGVLQDSNEPITPLDQISPTSSMDRWICSRLLSTVRQCDEGFHGNELHAVTAALHSFWLHSLCDVYLECIKPVLSLPATAAEGDESRVHAGSVAEVERCAARSLLYHCICVSLTLLNPIMPFITEELWQRLHPYSPLADRHATSLCVQPYPQSSQLVNWDFPQEEADFELAQEVIRVARSLRAQCRMTKEKPRLWVVCTPVQAQTLLSFSAAVETLGRVSGLHFHCPPEEGATALPISTSPPPEGCAVGVVNHTCQLHLDVQHHVAVDRQVASLLERRSRVQPKLEQLLGRIVTPGFVEKVPERVRLDTEQRILALKQELKNIEEQLQALEQMKKRQ, from the exons ATGTGGAATCCCATGTGTAGCCTGCCACTGGGCATCCGGCAAAGTGGGACAAACAGAGTGTGGGGAGTGTGGGGATGCAGACTGTGCTCTCAGAGTTCTAAAACCCCCATCCAACAGTCCAGCCCCACATTGCGGCCTCAGGCTGAGAAACAGAGAcggaaacgagagagagagaaagccatcCTAACCAAG GATGTTGGAAATGAAAGCATAAAATGGACTGAAAAGGATAAGATCATATACAGCGCTTCCACAGCACCAGGAGAAAAGAAAG ACACCACTGTGCCCTTTCCTCAGGCCTATAGTCCAGAGTATGTAGAGTCCTGTTGGTATCAGTGGTGGGACAAAGAAGGGTTCTTTACCCCAGAACACCAT AGGAAACTGTCACATGCTGTCAATCGAGCCTTCTCACTGTGTATCCCTCCACCCAACGTGACTGGATCTCTCCATCTGGGCCATGCTCTGACTGTGGCAATTGAGGACACCCTCTCCCGGTG GCGACGGATGCAGGGCTACAAAGTGCTGTGGGTACCAGGCTGTGATCATGCCGGAATTGCCACACAG tcTGTAGTAGAGAGGAAGTTGCTGAGGAAACATGGGAAGCGTCGGCAAGACTACAGCCGAGAGGAGTTCCTCCAAGAGGTGTGGAACTGGAAAAATGA TAAAGGAGATGAGATATATGAGCAGTTGAGGAAACTTGGAGCCTCCCTGGACTGGACCAGAGCCTGCTTCACCATGGACCCA ggttTCAGCAGTGCTGTGACGGAGGCCTTTGTGCGTCTGAGTGACTCTGGTCTCATCTACCGCTCTGAAGGTCTGGTGAACTGGAGCTGTGCACTGGAATCGGCCATATCTGATATAGAG GTGGACTCCAAGCAGTTGCCTGGTAGGACACTTCTGCCGGTTCCTGGTTACGAGCGCAATATTGAGTTTGGCACGATAGCAACATTTGCATATCCTGTTGAAGGACAAG ATGGCGAGGTGTGTGTATCAACAACCCGGCCAGAGACCATGCTGGGAGATGTGGCCATAGCTGTGCACCCGGATGATCCTCGATACACA GCACTCCATGGCAGGCAATGCAGACACCCCTTTACTGATCGCCTGCTGCCCATCATCCCTGATGCATCCGTGGACATGCAGTTTGGCACAG GAGCGGTTAAGATCACCCCAGCTCATGACCATGCTGACTTCCTGCTCTCCCAGCGGCATGAGCTCCCACGGCTGACCGTGATTGGTGGAGATGGGCTTATGACTGCCCTCTGTGGACATTGGCTTGAG GGTGTCAAGCGATTTGATGCACGTAAGCGGGTGCTGGAGGCTTTGACTGAGAAGAAGTTGTTCAGAGAGAAGAAGGATCACCCCATGGCTCTGCCCATCTGCAG TCGCTCTGGAGATGTAATTGAACCACTTTTAAAGAGACAGTGGTTCGTCAGATGTGAAGAAATGGCCAAGAAAGCTATTCag GCAGTGGATGAGGGTCAGCTTCAGATTCAACCTCACTATTATACAAAGATCTGGAAGAACTGGCTTTCCAACATCAG TGACTGGTGCATCTCCAGACAGCTTTGGTGGGGACACCAGATTCCAGCATATCGAGTGTCTATGCCACACGCCACTGCCCAAGAG GAGGAGTTGTGGGTGTGGGGAAGGAGTGAAGATGAGGCTCGTGAGCGTGCTGCGGCCAAGTATGGAGTGACACGGGATGAAATCTGCCTCACACGGG ATGCTGATGTTCTGGACACCTggttctcctctgctctcttccccTTCGCCATGCTGGGCTGGCCTCAGCAG ACCTCAGACTTGGAGCAGTTTTACCCCAACTCTATGTtggagacaggaagtgacctcatCTTCTTCTGGGTGGCAAGGATGGTGATGCTGGGCACAGAGCTGACTGGGCAGCTGCCTtttaaacag GTGTTACTGCATTCGCTGGTGAGAGACAAGTATGGCAGGAAGATGAGCAAATCCTTGGGTAATGTTATCGACCCGCTTGATGTCATACATGGAGTTTCACTGGAg cggCTGCAGGAGAAGGTGAAGGAGGGCAACCTGGACCCCAGAGAGAGTGCTGTTGCCATGGAAGCGCAG aggaAAGACTTCCCACAGGGGATCCCTGAGTGTGGTACTGATGCCCTGCGTTTCGCTCTCTGCTCCTACAGAACCCAAG GTGAGGACATCAGCATGTCCGTGTCTCAGGTGCTCAGCTGTAGGCATTTCTGCAATAAGATGTGGCAGACCGTGCGCTTCACTCTGGGAGTCCTGCAAGACAGCAACGAGCCAATCACACCCCTTGACCAG ATATCTCCTACCTCTAGTATGGATCGCTGGATCTGTTCACGTCTGCTCAGCACAGTGCGGCAGTGTGACGAGGGTTTCCATGGTAATGAACTGCACGCTGTCACCGCTGCCCTGCACTCCTTCTGGCTGCACAGCCTCTGTGATGTCTATCTG GAGTGCATTAAGCCAGTGTTGAGCTTGCCGGCCACAGCCGCAGAGGGTGATGAGAGCAGAGTGCATGCTGGGAGCGTGGCGGAGGTGGAGAGGTGTGCAGCGCGCTCACTCCTCTATCACTGCATCTgcgtctctctcaccctcctcaATCCCATCATGCCTTTCATCACGGAGGAGCTCTGGCAGAGGCTCCATCCATACAGTCCTCTGGCCGACCGCCATGCcaccagtctgtgtgtgcagccctACCCGCAGTCTTCTCAGCTG GTCAACTGGGATTTCCCTCAAGAGGAAGCAGACTTCGAATTAGCACAGGAAGTCATTCGTGTGGCAAGGTCACTGAGAGCCCAGTGTCGCATGACTAAAGAGAAACCTCGGT TATGGGTAGTATGTACTCCGGTTCAGGCTCAGACCTTGCTGTCATTCTCTGCTGCTGTTGAGACACTGGGTCGCGTCTCTGGCCTGCACTTTCATTGCCCACCTGAGGAGGGCGCCACTGCCCTGCCCATATCTACTTCACCCCCTCCTGAGGGCTGTGCTGTGGGTGTGGTTAACCACACCTGCCAATTGCATTTGGATGTACAG CATCATGTTGCAGTTGACAGACAGGTGGCATCTCTGTTGGAACGTAGAAGCCGTGTACAGCCCAAGCTGGAGCAGTTGCTTGGTCGCATCGTAACTCCAGGCTTTGTGGAGAAAGTTCCTGAACGTGTGAGGCTGGACACGGAGCAGAGG ATCTTAGCCTTGAAGCAGGAGCTGAAGAATATTGAGGAGCAGCTTCAAGCTTTGGAACAGATGAAGAAAAGACAGTAA
- the ppp1r11 gene encoding E3 ubiquitin-protein ligase PPP1R11 produces the protein MAEVPGTSNVSETITETVQTNTPPPPQQEGRSLTIKLRKRKTEKKVEWSSDTVDNEHLGRRSSKCCCIYEKPRQFGESSTESEGEDDEGCGSAHCIMGHGSRHRECGGGGGGGGTAPPSSGGPHTH, from the exons ATGGCGGAGGTCCCAGGTACTTctaacgttagtgaaacgaTAACGGAGACGGTCCAGACCAACACACCGCCACCGCCCCAGCAG GAGGGTCGAAGTCTGACCATAAAACTCAGGAAGCGGAAAACTGAGAAGAAGGTGGAGTGGTCCAGCGATACGGTTGACAACGAACATCTGGGCAGGAGATCATCGAAAT GTTGCTGTATATACGAGAAGCCACGTCAATTTGGCGAGTCGTCCACAGAGAGTGAAGGGGAGGACGACGAGGGGTGCGGGAGTGCACATTGCATCATGGGCCATGGGAGCCGGCACAGAGAGTGtggaggaggcggcggtggtggcggtacAGCTCCCCCTAGCTCTGGAGGTCCACACACCCACTGA
- the c24h6orf47 gene encoding uncharacterized protein C6orf47 homolog, giving the protein MTSVTQRVWGWVRPTLAYRPWGGKGSPKECVMDDSSPRTSWGWGGVVSWVWGPPKEKTYHKALTEEYWEAAEERVQHREVEDLCAGFETHERVNRPPVKSASRWWHAMLPTSYLPWSKSAASDGAWQRKVAGWGESSWGNDKVDGDVSDYDTPPPSPTPFQKASSFSVFSRSWEGEILPEHFDICFNFLRHLFDLCVVGLLWAVSLPARVFLDVLGVQGALKLWLHGMAMFFVSAVGMASLLWVVKEFLPQFALVYGIIQGLVISVSIRQSVITGEGEQTEEQKGQQEEVEETSEKKLEVETDMQKPSMEECTRRKIRTK; this is encoded by the coding sequence ATGACGTCTGTGACCCAGCGGGTTTGGGGATGGGTGCGCCCTACCCTTGCCTACCGGCCATGGGGGGGTAAAGGTAGCCCTAAGGAGTGTGTGATGGATGACAGCAGCCCGAGGACCagctggggttgggggggtgtcGTGTCATGGGTGTGGGGGCCGCCAAAAGAGAAGACTTACCACAAGGCACTGACAGAGGAGTACTGggaggcagcagaggagagagtacAGCACAGAGAAGTGGAGGACTTGTGCGCCGGCTTTGAGACTCATGAGCGTGTCAACAGACCCCCAGTGAAAAGTGCCTCGCGGTGGTGGCACGCCATGCTGCCCACCTCTTACCTGCCCTGGTCTAAGTCGGCTGCCTCCGATGGAGCCTGGCAGCGTAAGGTGGCAGGGTGGGGAGAAAGCTCATGGGGCAATGATAAGGTGGACGGGGACGTCTCAGACTATGACACTCCACCCCCATCCCCTACACCCTTCCAGAAGGCGTCGTCTTTTAGTGTTTTCTCACGGTCCTGGGAAGGGGAGATCTTGCCAGAGCACTTTGACATCTGCTTTAACTTCCTTCGACATCTCTTCGATCTGTGTGTAGTTGGCCTGCTGTGGGCGGTGTCCCTCCCCGCCCGTGTGTTCTTGGACGTTTTGGGGGTGCAGGGCGCCTTGAAACTCTGGCTGCACGGCATGGCCATGTTCTTCGTCTCCGCTGTTGGCATGGCGTCACTCCTGTGGGTGGTCAAAGAATTCTTGCCGCAGTTTGCGTTGGTGTACGGGATCATCCAGGGCCTGGTCATCTCCGTCAGCATACGCCAGAGTGTCATCActggagagggggagcagaCGGAGGAGCAGAAAGGAcaacaggaggaggtggaggagacgaGTGAGAAGAAACTGGAGGTCGAGACTGACATGCAGAAACCAAGCATGGAGGAATGCACCAGAAGAAAGATTCGGACTAAGTAG